A region from the Hippoglossus hippoglossus isolate fHipHip1 chromosome 18, fHipHip1.pri, whole genome shotgun sequence genome encodes:
- the LOC117751777 gene encoding synaptopodin-2 isoform X3 has product MGTGDYICVTLRGGAPWGFTLTEGEGDTYRPFLITQVEEGGRAFSAGVQEGDEVVSLNGEPCADLTLLRALALIETSIDCLQLLLKRYGSITEDDESDTYCGERESSSDALASTTLHILSPKHRSQSPRELYIAESQDEAYYGELDSNSESPKGPQLFCTQLDAPPSDGQRGREPVFREKEVRQCFSPGNVVELQVSLSEQTSDRAGCSSLGSALGVEGGLSNREVIETIHTSTISHRLPCPVREPLGQHGVVLGSPSVLGQVEVILQQPSASGAGRGILSVGGPRVSGSVGSQSEGEEGGGHCEGDPGSFTVSFGIPTDEASQAAEQDSDSEGDPDKPNKHRARHSRLRRSESLSEKQVKDHKSKCKRIALLLTAAPPNPNNKGVLMFKKHRQRAKKYTLVSYGTGEDEPENSDDEDEEDEKQETHTVEFTLVAPNDSDLDKHFLTNVHSSKGVLTINWDKGLLEIERNLNNKAEMECLPDTKGKGALMFVQRRQRMDEISAEHDELRRQGIPVEAVPEPEKKTMEQSYMQSTTEGHAYMDVNVHQQSQQQHQCQQYQEQQFHEQQHGYQQQQQSYQQQQQNYQQQQEYQQYQQQQYEQQQVYQQQQVYQQQQEYHQEHQQMQQYSSNVNGTVQHQANEMQSSFSNRTAKPFSVEKMAATPFSPAMCGANEDSVGQGEELASRDERIATPASRTGLLMDARKRNTGKQMFTFKEAPKVSPNPALLNLLNKGDKKLGFESGPEEDYLSLGAEACNFLQSPRAKQKNPPPVAPKPAIDPSSPPWSPQIEMNNQDMAQCAENSVSTPAAAPTTDTTPAPEQEPTPAPAPEPSPPPAPAEAAASTNTEEQHTWTLSEPESQKEPLQVTTQEENCQINSDPQPEPAPVTTWAPAQSQSQQASTNSWHPVQVQPQEPPPSQSPPQLPWVTRQNTQTQAQPPPPTNTWTPQIQPSWSQPQEPAQAQTHAQATWAQPPEQPQPHPQVQPPWAQPLEQPQPQPQAQPPWAQPLEQPQPQPQVQPPWAQPLEQPHIQQMQPTWGQPQEPVQQQTQAPWAKPLEADTQPQPPWMQPSQQKSQVQPPWVQQAQPESEPQSPWVQQQQNQAPQQAWPQAQAPGQSQPPWVSAQPQQQQQPSINAWPPSQAQAQAQPPWMQAAQAQPQVQPQANLNPWAPVPAQAQPQPSWPQQPLGHGQHSMNSWAQEQNQAQHQPHWAQPAPPQSTPQPNWQPATAKSPPQPSTNTAWPPAQTQPQTHWAPESQQTPVNVSTSMVNTRPSPKPWLPPQNAPQNRTPPSPPQRMHSFTIRQRDSPPINPMATILNPSSAGPAYEMPIVRGKGADMFAKRQSRMEKYVVDSETVEANKACRSTSPTVSLPNEWKYSPNVRAPPSRAYNPMQSPSYPPAATKQLPQSSPASKDKKKAKGKPAPKLNVIDVMKHQPYQLDSSLFTFGPAVVAPKPPAPKPDSSPPNPPAENQPISYEQMAPIQPTGPLNAPYPQQAYGMPMQPMMHEGHYQLTPANVYANPTAYQQPPAGPYQQSYNPQYQQPAPPVYHPQAPQPSNPSYQQAPQVPYPPASSPPYMAAPSVPYQPLPPSSFVVPSFPVAARPESASGGNPVAAPKPRFTAKKSTAQVWKPTAVDKE; this is encoded by the exons ATGGGCACCGGGGATTACATCTGCGTGACGCTGCGTGGGGGTGCACCCTGGGGATTCACcctgacagagggagagggagacaccTACAGACCTTTCCTCATTACACAg GTGGAAGAAGGAGGCCGCGCCTTCTCGGCCGGAGTGCAGGAGGGTGACGAGGTGGTGTCGCTGAACGGAGAGCCGTGCGCTGATCTCACCCTCTTACGGGCCCTTGCCCTCATCGAGACGTCAATCGActgcctgcagctgcttctcaaAAG ATACGGCTCCATTACTGAAGACGATGAATCAGACACATATTGTGGTGAGAGGGAATCTTCGTCTGATGCTTTAGCGAGCACCACCCTCCACATCCTCTCCCCAAAGCACAGATCCCAAAGCCCGAGGGAACTCTACATAGCCGAGTCCCAGGACGAGGCCTACTATGGGGAGCTGGACAGCAACTCAGAGTCCCCCAAGGGACCCCAGCTGTTTTGCACCCAGCTCGATGCTCCCCCGTCTGATGGTCAGAGAGGCCGAGAGCCTGTTTTCAGGGAGAAAGAAGTACGACAGTGCTTCTCCCCTGGGAACGTGGTGGAGCTCCAGGTTTCCCTGTCTGAGCAAACGTCGGACCGCGCGGGCTGCTCCTCTCTTGGGAGTGCACTCGGGGTCGAGGGGGGACTCTCGAACAGGGAGGTTATCGAGACCATCCACACCTCCACCATATCGCACCGTCTGCCGTGCCCCGTGAGAGAGCCACTGGGCCAGCATGGGGTGGTGCTCGGCTCCCCCTCGGTGCTGGGGCAGGTGGAGGTCATTTTGCAGCAGCCATCAGCATCCGGGGCAGGGAGGGGCATCCTGAGCGTGGGTGGCCCCAGGGTCAGTGGAAGCGTTGGATCCCAAAGTGAaggggaagaaggaggagggcaCTGCGAGGGAGACCCTGGGTCTTTTACGGTCTCATTTGGAATTCCCACAGATGAGGCGtcacaggcagcagagcaggactctgactctgaggggGATCCAGACAAACCTAACAAGCATCGGGCAAGGCACTCCA GGCTCAGGCGTAGCGAGAGTCTGTCCGAGAAGCAGGTGAAGGACCACAAGTCCAAATGTAAACGTATTGCTCTCCTCCTCACGGCTGCTCCGcccaaccccaacaacaaagGGGTGTTGATGTTCAAGAAACATCGGCAAAGGGCCAAGAAGTACACGCTTGTGAGCTACGGCACAGGAGAGGACGAACCAGAGAACAGCGACGACGAGGACGAGGAAGACGAAAAACAAGAAACCCATACTGTTGAATTCACCCTTGTGGCTCCGAACGATTCTGACCTAGATAAGCATTTCCTTACTAATGTCCACAGTAGCAAAGGTGTGCTGACTATCAACTGGGACAAGGGTCTCCTTGAGATTGAAAGGAACCTGAACAACAAAGCAGAGATGGAGTGTTTGCCTGATACCAAGGGAAAGGGTGCCCTTATGTTTGTCCAGCGGCGTCAGAGGATGGATGAGATTTCTGCTGAGCACGATGAGCTTAGGCGCCAGGGGATTCCCGTGGAAGCAGTGCCGGAGCCTGAGAAGAAGACAATGGAGCAGTCCTATATGCAGTCAACAACAGAGGGCCATGCTTACATGGATGTAAATGTACACCAGCAAAGCCAACAGCAACACCAGTGCCAGCAGTATCAAGAACAACAGTTCCATGAGCAACAACATGGCtaccaacagcaacaacaaagctatcaacagcagcaacagaacTACCAACAGCAGCAAGAATACCAACAGTACCAGCAACAGCAGTATGAACAGCAGCAAGTGTATCAACAGCAGCAAGTgtatcagcagcagcaagaaTATCACCAAGAGCACCAGCAAATGCAGCAGTATTCTTCAAACGTCAATGGCACAGTCCAACATCAAGCCAATGAAATGCAGAGTTCTTTCAGCAATCGCACTGCAAAGCCTTTCTCAGTTGAAAAAATGGCGGCTACCCCTTTTTCTCCCGCAATGTGTGGGGCCAATGAAGATTCTGTGGGCCAAGGAGAGGAGCTAGCATCCCGCGATGAGCGCATTGCTACCCCTGCTAGTAGGACTGGCCTTCTGATGGATGCAAGGAAAAGAAATACTGGCAAGCAAATGTTCACATTTAAGGAAGCCCCAAAAGTGTCACCTAACCCAGCATTACTGAACCTCCTCAACAAGGGTGATAAGAAGTTGGGTTTCGAGTCAGGACCTGAGGAAGACTACCTCAGCCTTGGGGCTGAGGCTTGTAATTTCCTCCAGTCTCCACGAGCTAAACAAAAGAATCCTCCACCAGTGGCTCCAAAGCCTGCGATCGACCCCAGCTCTCCTCCTTGGTCCCCACAGATAGAAATGAACAACCAGGACATGGCTCAGTGTGCTGAAAATAGTGTTTCCacacctgctgctgcccccaCCACAGACACTACTCCTGCTCCAGAGCAAGAGCCAACCCCTGCACCTGCTCCTGAgccctctccccctcctgccCCCGCGGAGGCTGCTGCCAGCACCAATACAGAAGAGCAGCACACGTGGACTCTCTCAGAGCCTGAATCTCAAAAAGAGCCTCTCCAAGTGACAACTCAAGAAGAAAATTGTCAAATTAATTCTGATCCGCAGCCTGAGCCTGCACCTGTAACCACCTGGGCTCCAGCACAATCACAGTCACAACAAGCATCTACCAATTCCTGGCATCCAGTTCAAGTGCAACCACAGGAACCACCTCCAAGTCAGTCCCCGCCACAGTTACCTTGGGTGACAAGACAAAATACTCAGACCCAAGCCCAGCCTCCACCCCCCACAAACACTTGGACCCCTCAAATTCAGCCATCCTGGAGTCAGCCTCAAGAACCAGCACAAGCCCAGACACATGCTCAGGCAACCTGGGCCCAGCCTCCAGAGCAACCCCAGCCTCATCCACAGGTCCAACCACCATGGGCCCAGCCTCTAGAGCAACCACAGCCTCAGCCACAG GCCCAACCACCCTGGGCCCAGCCTCTAGAGCAACCACAGCCTCAGCCACAGGTCCAACCACCCTGGGCCCAGCCTCTAGAGCAGCCACACATTCAGCAAATGCAACCAACTTGGGGTCAGCCTCAAGAaccagtgcagcagcagaccCAGGCCCCATGGGCAAAGCCATTAGAGGCAGATACACAGCCTCAACCACCATGGATGCAACCATCCCAGCAGAAATCCCAAGTACAACCTCCTTGGGTTCAACAGGCTCAGCCAGAATCCGAGCCACAGTCGCCATGggttcaacaacaacagaacCAGGCTCCACAACAAGCTTGGCCACAGGCCCAGGCACCCGGTCAATCACAGCCACCTTGGGTTTCAGCTCAGcctcagcagcaacagcagccttCAATTAATGCATGGCCACCATCACAAGCTCAAGCCCAAGCTCAGCCACCGTGGATGCAAGCAGCCCAAGCACAACCTCAAGTGCAGCCTCAAGCCAATTTGAATCCATGGGCACCAGTACCTGCCCAGGCTCAGCCCCAACCATCATGGCCCCAGCAACCTCTAGGGCATGGACAGCACTCAATGAATTCTTGGGCTCAAGAGCAAAACCAGGCCCAACATCAACCACATTGGGCTCAACCAGCTCCACCCCAGTCCACACCACAGCCAAACTGGCAACCAGCCACTGCAAAGTCTCCACCACAGCCATCAACGAATACAGCCTGGCCTCCAGCTCAGACTCAGCCTCAGACACATTGGGCACCAGAGTCACAGCAAACACCTGTGAATGTTTCCACGTCAATGGTGAACACTCGTCCTTCTCCAAAACCATGGCTTCCACCACAAAATGCCCCACAAAACCGCACTCCACCCTCTCCACCCCAGCGGATGCACTCTTTTACCATACGTCAAAGAGATTCACCACCAATCAACCCGATGGCCACTATCTTAAACCCATCTTCTGCAGGTCCAGCTTATGAGATGCCAATTGTAAGAGGGAAGGGAGCTGATATGTTTGCCAAGAGACAGTCTCGTATGGAGAAGTATGTTGTGGACTCCGAGACTGTGGAAGCGAACAAGGCGTGCCGGTCAACATCACCAACTGTCTCCTTACCAAATGAGTGGAAATATAGTCCTAATGTACGTGCTCCACCTTCGCGGGCGTATAATCCTATGCAGTCCCCTTCTTATCCCCCAGCAGCGACAAAGCAGCTCCCTCAATCTAGTCCTGCATCCAAAGATAAGAAAAAAGCCAAAGGGAAACCTGCCCCTAAACTTAATGTTATAGATGTGATGAAGCATCAACCATATCAACTTGATTCCTCACTCTTTACTTTTGGTCCAGCAGTGGTGGCTCCCAAGCCCCCTGCGCCTAAGCCCGACAGTTCCCCTCCTAACCCCCCTGCTGAAAACCAACCAATTAGTTATGAGCAAATGGCTCCCATCCAGCCAACTGGACCACTTAATGCTCCATACCCCCAGCAGGCCTATGGGATGCCCATGCAGCCAATGATGCATGAGGGCCACTACCAGCTAACCCCAGCTAATGTTTATGCCAACCCTACTGCTTATCAGCAACCCCCTGCTGGCCCTTACCAGCAATCATATAACCCACAGTATCAACAACCTGCCCCACCTGTTTATCATCCCCAAGCTCCTCAACCTTCAAACCCTTCCTACCAACAGGCACCGCAGGTTCCTTACCCACCGGCCAGCAGCCCTCCCTACATGGCGGCTCCTTCAGTGCCTTACCAGCCGCTGCCTCCCAGTAGCTTTGTGGTTCCTAGTTTCCCTGTGGCTGCTAGGCCTGAATCTGCATCAGGTGGCAACCCTGTAGCTGCTCCTAAGCCTAGATTTACAGCCAAAAAGAGCACGGCTCAGGTGTGGAAGCCGACAGCAGTTGATAAAGAGTGA
- the LOC117751777 gene encoding synaptopodin-2 isoform X1, giving the protein MGTGDYICVTLRGGAPWGFTLTEGEGDTYRPFLITQVEEGGRAFSAGVQEGDEVVSLNGEPCADLTLLRALALIETSIDCLQLLLKRYGSITEDDESDTYCGERESSSDALASTTLHILSPKHRSQSPRELYIAESQDEAYYGELDSNSESPKGPQLFCTQLDAPPSDGQRGREPVFREKEVRQCFSPGNVVELQVSLSEQTSDRAGCSSLGSALGVEGGLSNREVIETIHTSTISHRLPCPVREPLGQHGVVLGSPSVLGQVEVILQQPSASGAGRGILSVGGPRVSGSVGSQSEGEEGGGHCEGDPGSFTVSFGIPTDEASQAAEQDSDSEGDPDKPNKHRARHSRLRRSESLSEKQVKDHKSKCKRIALLLTAAPPNPNNKGVLMFKKHRQRAKKYTLVSYGTGEDEPENSDDEDEEDEKQETHTVEFTLVAPNDSDLDKHFLTNVHSSKGVLTINWDKGLLEIERNLNNKAEMECLPDTKGKGALMFVQRRQRMDEISAEHDELRRQGIPVEAVPEPEKKTMEQSYMQSTTEGHAYMDVNVHQQSQQQHQCQQYQEQQFHEQQHGYQQQQQSYQQQQQNYQQQQEYQQYQQQQYEQQQVYQQQQVYQQQQEYHQEHQQMQQYSSNVNGTVQHQANEMQSSFSNRTAKPFSVEKMAATPFSPAMCGANEDSVGQGEELASRDERIATPASRTGLLMDARKRNTGKQMFTFKEAPKVSPNPALLNLLNKGDKKLGFESGPEEDYLSLGAEACNFLQSPRAKQKNPPPVAPKPAIDPSSPPWSPQIEMNNQDMAQCAENSVSTPAAAPTTDTTPAPEQEPTPAPAPEPSPPPAPAEAAASTNTEEQHTWTLSEPESQKEPLQVTTQEENCQINSDPQPEPAPVTTWAPAQSQSQQASTNSWHPVQVQPQEPPPSQSPPQLPWVTRQNTQTQAQPPPPTNTWTPQIQPSWSQPQEPAQAQTHAQATWAQPPEQPQPHPQVQPPWAQPLEQPQPQPQVQQPWAQPLEQPQPQPQAQPPWAQPLEQPQPQPQAQPPWAQPLEQPQPQPQVQPPWAQPLEQPHIQQMQPTWGQPQEPVQQQTQAPWAKPLEADTQPQPPWMQPSQQKSQVQPPWVQQAQPESEPQSPWVQQQQNQAPQQAWPQAQAPGQSQPPWVSAQPQQQQQPSINAWPPSQAQAQAQPPWMQAAQAQPQVQPQANLNPWAPVPAQAQPQPSWPQQPLGHGQHSMNSWAQEQNQAQHQPHWAQPAPPQSTPQPNWQPATAKSPPQPSTNTAWPPAQTQPQTHWAPESQQTPVNVSTSMVNTRPSPKPWLPPQNAPQNRTPPSPPQRMHSFTIRQRDSPPINPMATILNPSSAGPAYEMPIVRGKGADMFAKRQSRMEKYVVDSETVEANKACRSTSPTVSLPNEWKYSPNVRAPPSRAYNPMQSPSYPPAATKQLPQSSPASKDKKKAKGKPAPKLNVIDVMKHQPYQLDSSLFTFGPAVVAPKPPAPKPDSSPPNPPAENQPISYEQMAPIQPTGPLNAPYPQQAYGMPMQPMMHEGHYQLTPANVYANPTAYQQPPAGPYQQSYNPQYQQPAPPVYHPQAPQPSNPSYQQAPQVPYPPASSPPYMAAPSVPYQPLPPSSFVVPSFPVAARPESASGGNPVAAPKPRFTAKKSTAQVWKPTAVDKE; this is encoded by the exons ATGGGCACCGGGGATTACATCTGCGTGACGCTGCGTGGGGGTGCACCCTGGGGATTCACcctgacagagggagagggagacaccTACAGACCTTTCCTCATTACACAg GTGGAAGAAGGAGGCCGCGCCTTCTCGGCCGGAGTGCAGGAGGGTGACGAGGTGGTGTCGCTGAACGGAGAGCCGTGCGCTGATCTCACCCTCTTACGGGCCCTTGCCCTCATCGAGACGTCAATCGActgcctgcagctgcttctcaaAAG ATACGGCTCCATTACTGAAGACGATGAATCAGACACATATTGTGGTGAGAGGGAATCTTCGTCTGATGCTTTAGCGAGCACCACCCTCCACATCCTCTCCCCAAAGCACAGATCCCAAAGCCCGAGGGAACTCTACATAGCCGAGTCCCAGGACGAGGCCTACTATGGGGAGCTGGACAGCAACTCAGAGTCCCCCAAGGGACCCCAGCTGTTTTGCACCCAGCTCGATGCTCCCCCGTCTGATGGTCAGAGAGGCCGAGAGCCTGTTTTCAGGGAGAAAGAAGTACGACAGTGCTTCTCCCCTGGGAACGTGGTGGAGCTCCAGGTTTCCCTGTCTGAGCAAACGTCGGACCGCGCGGGCTGCTCCTCTCTTGGGAGTGCACTCGGGGTCGAGGGGGGACTCTCGAACAGGGAGGTTATCGAGACCATCCACACCTCCACCATATCGCACCGTCTGCCGTGCCCCGTGAGAGAGCCACTGGGCCAGCATGGGGTGGTGCTCGGCTCCCCCTCGGTGCTGGGGCAGGTGGAGGTCATTTTGCAGCAGCCATCAGCATCCGGGGCAGGGAGGGGCATCCTGAGCGTGGGTGGCCCCAGGGTCAGTGGAAGCGTTGGATCCCAAAGTGAaggggaagaaggaggagggcaCTGCGAGGGAGACCCTGGGTCTTTTACGGTCTCATTTGGAATTCCCACAGATGAGGCGtcacaggcagcagagcaggactctgactctgaggggGATCCAGACAAACCTAACAAGCATCGGGCAAGGCACTCCA GGCTCAGGCGTAGCGAGAGTCTGTCCGAGAAGCAGGTGAAGGACCACAAGTCCAAATGTAAACGTATTGCTCTCCTCCTCACGGCTGCTCCGcccaaccccaacaacaaagGGGTGTTGATGTTCAAGAAACATCGGCAAAGGGCCAAGAAGTACACGCTTGTGAGCTACGGCACAGGAGAGGACGAACCAGAGAACAGCGACGACGAGGACGAGGAAGACGAAAAACAAGAAACCCATACTGTTGAATTCACCCTTGTGGCTCCGAACGATTCTGACCTAGATAAGCATTTCCTTACTAATGTCCACAGTAGCAAAGGTGTGCTGACTATCAACTGGGACAAGGGTCTCCTTGAGATTGAAAGGAACCTGAACAACAAAGCAGAGATGGAGTGTTTGCCTGATACCAAGGGAAAGGGTGCCCTTATGTTTGTCCAGCGGCGTCAGAGGATGGATGAGATTTCTGCTGAGCACGATGAGCTTAGGCGCCAGGGGATTCCCGTGGAAGCAGTGCCGGAGCCTGAGAAGAAGACAATGGAGCAGTCCTATATGCAGTCAACAACAGAGGGCCATGCTTACATGGATGTAAATGTACACCAGCAAAGCCAACAGCAACACCAGTGCCAGCAGTATCAAGAACAACAGTTCCATGAGCAACAACATGGCtaccaacagcaacaacaaagctatcaacagcagcaacagaacTACCAACAGCAGCAAGAATACCAACAGTACCAGCAACAGCAGTATGAACAGCAGCAAGTGTATCAACAGCAGCAAGTgtatcagcagcagcaagaaTATCACCAAGAGCACCAGCAAATGCAGCAGTATTCTTCAAACGTCAATGGCACAGTCCAACATCAAGCCAATGAAATGCAGAGTTCTTTCAGCAATCGCACTGCAAAGCCTTTCTCAGTTGAAAAAATGGCGGCTACCCCTTTTTCTCCCGCAATGTGTGGGGCCAATGAAGATTCTGTGGGCCAAGGAGAGGAGCTAGCATCCCGCGATGAGCGCATTGCTACCCCTGCTAGTAGGACTGGCCTTCTGATGGATGCAAGGAAAAGAAATACTGGCAAGCAAATGTTCACATTTAAGGAAGCCCCAAAAGTGTCACCTAACCCAGCATTACTGAACCTCCTCAACAAGGGTGATAAGAAGTTGGGTTTCGAGTCAGGACCTGAGGAAGACTACCTCAGCCTTGGGGCTGAGGCTTGTAATTTCCTCCAGTCTCCACGAGCTAAACAAAAGAATCCTCCACCAGTGGCTCCAAAGCCTGCGATCGACCCCAGCTCTCCTCCTTGGTCCCCACAGATAGAAATGAACAACCAGGACATGGCTCAGTGTGCTGAAAATAGTGTTTCCacacctgctgctgcccccaCCACAGACACTACTCCTGCTCCAGAGCAAGAGCCAACCCCTGCACCTGCTCCTGAgccctctccccctcctgccCCCGCGGAGGCTGCTGCCAGCACCAATACAGAAGAGCAGCACACGTGGACTCTCTCAGAGCCTGAATCTCAAAAAGAGCCTCTCCAAGTGACAACTCAAGAAGAAAATTGTCAAATTAATTCTGATCCGCAGCCTGAGCCTGCACCTGTAACCACCTGGGCTCCAGCACAATCACAGTCACAACAAGCATCTACCAATTCCTGGCATCCAGTTCAAGTGCAACCACAGGAACCACCTCCAAGTCAGTCCCCGCCACAGTTACCTTGGGTGACAAGACAAAATACTCAGACCCAAGCCCAGCCTCCACCCCCCACAAACACTTGGACCCCTCAAATTCAGCCATCCTGGAGTCAGCCTCAAGAACCAGCACAAGCCCAGACACATGCTCAGGCAACCTGGGCCCAGCCTCCAGAGCAACCCCAGCCTCATCCACAGGTCCAACCACCATGGGCCCAGCCTCTAGAGCAACCACAGCCTCAGCCACAGGTTCAGCAACCCTGGGCCCAGCCTCTAGAGCAACCACAGCCTCAGCCACAGGCCCAACCACCCTGGGCCCAGCCTCTAGAGCAACCACAGCCTCAGCCACAGGCCCAACCACCCTGGGCCCAGCCTCTAGAGCAACCACAGCCTCAGCCACAGGTCCAACCACCCTGGGCCCAGCCTCTAGAGCAGCCACACATTCAGCAAATGCAACCAACTTGGGGTCAGCCTCAAGAaccagtgcagcagcagaccCAGGCCCCATGGGCAAAGCCATTAGAGGCAGATACACAGCCTCAACCACCATGGATGCAACCATCCCAGCAGAAATCCCAAGTACAACCTCCTTGGGTTCAACAGGCTCAGCCAGAATCCGAGCCACAGTCGCCATGggttcaacaacaacagaacCAGGCTCCACAACAAGCTTGGCCACAGGCCCAGGCACCCGGTCAATCACAGCCACCTTGGGTTTCAGCTCAGcctcagcagcaacagcagccttCAATTAATGCATGGCCACCATCACAAGCTCAAGCCCAAGCTCAGCCACCGTGGATGCAAGCAGCCCAAGCACAACCTCAAGTGCAGCCTCAAGCCAATTTGAATCCATGGGCACCAGTACCTGCCCAGGCTCAGCCCCAACCATCATGGCCCCAGCAACCTCTAGGGCATGGACAGCACTCAATGAATTCTTGGGCTCAAGAGCAAAACCAGGCCCAACATCAACCACATTGGGCTCAACCAGCTCCACCCCAGTCCACACCACAGCCAAACTGGCAACCAGCCACTGCAAAGTCTCCACCACAGCCATCAACGAATACAGCCTGGCCTCCAGCTCAGACTCAGCCTCAGACACATTGGGCACCAGAGTCACAGCAAACACCTGTGAATGTTTCCACGTCAATGGTGAACACTCGTCCTTCTCCAAAACCATGGCTTCCACCACAAAATGCCCCACAAAACCGCACTCCACCCTCTCCACCCCAGCGGATGCACTCTTTTACCATACGTCAAAGAGATTCACCACCAATCAACCCGATGGCCACTATCTTAAACCCATCTTCTGCAGGTCCAGCTTATGAGATGCCAATTGTAAGAGGGAAGGGAGCTGATATGTTTGCCAAGAGACAGTCTCGTATGGAGAAGTATGTTGTGGACTCCGAGACTGTGGAAGCGAACAAGGCGTGCCGGTCAACATCACCAACTGTCTCCTTACCAAATGAGTGGAAATATAGTCCTAATGTACGTGCTCCACCTTCGCGGGCGTATAATCCTATGCAGTCCCCTTCTTATCCCCCAGCAGCGACAAAGCAGCTCCCTCAATCTAGTCCTGCATCCAAAGATAAGAAAAAAGCCAAAGGGAAACCTGCCCCTAAACTTAATGTTATAGATGTGATGAAGCATCAACCATATCAACTTGATTCCTCACTCTTTACTTTTGGTCCAGCAGTGGTGGCTCCCAAGCCCCCTGCGCCTAAGCCCGACAGTTCCCCTCCTAACCCCCCTGCTGAAAACCAACCAATTAGTTATGAGCAAATGGCTCCCATCCAGCCAACTGGACCACTTAATGCTCCATACCCCCAGCAGGCCTATGGGATGCCCATGCAGCCAATGATGCATGAGGGCCACTACCAGCTAACCCCAGCTAATGTTTATGCCAACCCTACTGCTTATCAGCAACCCCCTGCTGGCCCTTACCAGCAATCATATAACCCACAGTATCAACAACCTGCCCCACCTGTTTATCATCCCCAAGCTCCTCAACCTTCAAACCCTTCCTACCAACAGGCACCGCAGGTTCCTTACCCACCGGCCAGCAGCCCTCCCTACATGGCGGCTCCTTCAGTGCCTTACCAGCCGCTGCCTCCCAGTAGCTTTGTGGTTCCTAGTTTCCCTGTGGCTGCTAGGCCTGAATCTGCATCAGGTGGCAACCCTGTAGCTGCTCCTAAGCCTAGATTTACAGCCAAAAAGAGCACGGCTCAGGTGTGGAAGCCGACAGCAGTTGATAAAGAGTGA